The genomic window ATGACGGCGCTCAGGGACCGCCCTTTGCGCAAGCGGTGGTGGACGGTGTGACCACACTGGACCCCGGCAATCCTGCGACGGTGGGCGTGAGCTTCGACGGATCAAACGTGCGCTTCACCTTCGGCATCCCACGCGGCAACGATGGCAGCAATGGAAGCGACGGCTCCCAAGGCCCACCCGGCGAAATCAGCCAAGCCCAACTCGACAGCGCGATCAGCGGCACGAGCGCGAACACCAACAACGTGAGCACGCTGGACACTGCTTTCGCCGATCCTGACATGGAAGCGATGCGCCAGAAGCTCAATGAGATGATCCTGAATGGGCGGAGGTAATGTGACTGCCATTCTCCTCAAGGCTTGACTTGGCTTGTCATGCTTCGTTACTCCGTTTGTCCTGTCTGACCTTCGTTTGGTTTGACTGGCATCCAAGCAAACGGTGGGCGAATCAACTGCGCCCACCATTTATTTTGGATAAACACCGTTCTGGCAAAAAAATGAAACTTCCATCCATCACCTTACCGCTAAGCGTCTTCTTCCTCATTAGTAGCGCTGTTATGTCCCAACTATCGGGACAAACCTCGCAAAATGTCAGGCCCCTCACGGCAGCAGCGGGCGAGAACTGGGTGATCCGGTGGAATCGCTCAGATGACTTCAATGCCAGAGAGGTCGATTGGCGGAAATGGCAGAAGAGCCCCGAGCAGTTCAGTGGCTGGAGATGGGACAATGAGCGAAACGTCACGGCCCAAGATGGGCTGCTGAAGATCACACTCCGCAACGACTCCCCGGCGATGAAAGGAAAGAACGAGAAGGACAGGGAGGGGCAGAGCCTACACCTCTGGGATGCTGAAGTCGTATGCGAAGGGAACCAATGGCTACTACGAGGCCCGAATCAAGGGGGCTCCGATGTTTCCAGGAGCAAGCCCCGCCTTCTGGCTTTACAGCACGATCGACGACACAATCACTCAGGCTGGAGAGGCGCGATACAGTGAAATTGACATCGTTGAAATGACGCAGAGGCAATCGCAGAAGGAAGGGAATGAACGCATCACCGACCATAACCTCCACGCTATCTTATCAAACGGAAAGCCGGGGGTGCCGGGACGCGAGTGGCATCGGCCAAACGATGAACGTTTCCGCGAGGCTCAAGCAAACGAATACCGCACGGCGTTCGACCCGAGGACGGATTTTCACACCTACGGATGTAGGGTCGCAACCGACATGATCATTTGGTATGTCGATGGTGTGGAAGTGGGACGGAAGCCCAATAAATTCTGGCATCGACCCATGTCTGTTGCGCTTTCGCTTGGTCTGCGCGCACCCTATTTGAAGTGGAAAGACAACAGACTGGTTTTGGATGGGGAGGTTGGTGCCGGCGAATTCCCAACTGAGATGCTCGTGGATTATGTGAGAGTTTGGGAACTCGATGGCAAGTCGGAATAGCAGCAGTCATATGTGCGCATGGTTCAAGCACAGAAGGCCAGAACAAAGGCTCTGCTGGACACTGGCTTTGCCGATCCCGACATGGAGGCCCTGCGGCAGAAGGTGAATGAGATGATTCTGAACGGGCGGAGGTAATATAACTGGGATTCTACACAAGTCTTGACTTTCCATGGTATCCTCGGAGACTCGCGCCGCACGTCCGGCCATCGCTTGGTCGCATGGGCATTCAAGAAGCTGAGGTCGGGGATGGTTCACCACATTTTCCTGGAGCCAAACAACGTTAGGTGAATTCACAAAACTCGCGTGAAACCGACTTACCTTCTATATATTTGTGTGTGGCTGGGGAGTCATGCATTCGCAGCAGAGACTTCCGTGGAGCGCGACCTCACGGCAGAGTTTGGTTCCTATTCCGGCGCATTCACGCTCTATGACGAGGCGCAGCAGCGTTGGCTACGTTATCAACCAGAACAATGCCTCATCCGCTCATCCCCGTGCTCGACCTTCAAGGTTCTCAACTCCCTGATTGCTTTGGAGACCGGCGTGGCCAGCGGCGCTGATTTCACCCTGCCTTGGGATGGCACTCGCCGCTCCATCGCGTCCTGGAATCAAAACCAGACTTTGCGGAGCGCTTTTTCCTCGTCCTGCGTTTGGTATTATCAGGCTTTGGCGACGCGCATCGGCTTGGAGCGATACCATCAGATCATTCCAAAAGTCGGCTACGGCAACAATGACCTGAAGGGCGGCGTGACCCAATTCTGGCTTCAGAGTTCTCTGACGATTTCGCCTGACGAGCAGGTGGATTTTCTGCGCCGCCTTCACGCCCGCAAGTTACCCTTTGCCGCCAAGAGTGTGGATACAGTGCTCGACATCATGACGCTCGCGCAAGCTGGGCAGACGGTTTTCCGAGGCAAGACTGGAAGTGCCTTCGACGCGAAGAAGAACGTCCCGACGCTTGGTTGGTTCATCGGTAGCGTGTCCACACCGTCAGGTCTTTATCTTTTTGCCACCCGCATCACCGGCGGCGAGAACCCTTCCGGCATTACCGCCCGCAAGATGACCGAGTCCATACTTTCCACGCTCAACATTCTTCCCAAATGAACCGTCATTTAACAACGCCATCAGCGGCACGAGCGCGAACACGAATAGCGTGAGCACGCTGGGCAGCGGCTCCGCCGATCCCGACATTGAGGCCCTGCGTCTGAAGTTGAATGAGATGATTCTCAATGGGCGGAGGTAATATAACTGGGATTCTACACAAGTCTTGACTTGGCTTGTCATGCTCATAGACTCCGCTTGTCCTATCTGACCTCAGTTTGGTTCGACCGGCATACAAGCAAACAGTGGGCGAATCCGATTCACCCACCATTTATTTTGGCTAAACAATGCCCGCTAAGAAAACAAAGACCAACCAACGACGAAACAAATGGCAATATCAGACATCCAACTCAAAGGCAGCTACTACAACGTTTACGATGGCAGCAAGAAGATCAAAGACTTGCATGCTCCGGCTGTCGGCGAACTTCGCGGATTCAGCTCCGAGATCATCGTTTGCGAGAAGGGAAGTTATTTCTCAATATACGACGAGAGCGGCAAGAAGCTCAAAGACCTACACGTGCCAGCCGTTGGTGAATTCCGAAGCGTATCAGGGCGGACTGTTTTGTTCAAGAAGGGTAGCTACATCGATACATACGACATCAGCGGCAAGAAGATCAATTCACGCCACAGCCCATGAGTGATTCCACAGTTGCAGAGCGCTTCGCTGCTCGTTACCAGCCTGCGATTGAGAGCTTCGTGAATGATATTGAGGGTTTGGATGCCTCCGGTATTCCAGAACCCCATTTGCCATATTGGGGGCCACTTTACGAGGCGGCACCGCTGCGAATTGGGGTCATCGGGCGCGACACTCGGGGATGGGGAAATATGACGGAGTTTATTGATTCCGTTAAGGTTGACTCACAGGCAGCGTTACAGCGGCATCGTGAAGGACTCGATGGATTGGTGTTCACAGGCTGGACGAATAATTTCGGCAAGACATTCTGGGATACGACGATGAAGATTCTTGCCGCGATGCACGGCGTGAACGACTGGAAGCTTTTGAAGAAGCGGCAGGAGACAACCCCTTTAAGAAGCTTCTTCTGGGCGAACGTGAACACAATCGAACGCTTTGAGGTTTGTCCGCGGGATAACGGCGTTCCATGGGACACATGGCGCAAGGTCAAGGATTCGTCAGAGAAGCATTTGGATTCCTTTCAAGGCATTCTCGATGTATTCCGTCCGCACATCGTTTTTCTCATGAACTGGGATCCAGGCGATCACTTTCTGGATTTTGAGATCCAGTGGAAGACCTTTGGCGATCACCAAGCGTCAGCATTTTACGAACCCACACAGACACATATTTTTGCGACAGCACATCCCACATGGCTGAACCAGAATTCGATCTACGATGAGGCCATCACCGGAATAATCGAAGAAGCGAACAAGACGGTAGTGGCAACGGCGGGTAACGCCTCTCTTTCGCTTCGCTCTGGCAGCCCAATCTCCGCCGTGCCACACCTTTGACGTTAACCCAAGAAATGAAGAAGATTGGAACAACCACCACAGGCAGCGTGATCGTTGAGATGACGACGCAAGAATATGACGCGCTGCAACAGCTTCAGGTCGGAGGATATGCCCCCTCTGCGAAGGTTGTGACCGATCACGAGGTAGCCCCCCGCATGAATCATACCGAGAGGTCGTCGTATGTGGCAGACCGATTGAAGAAGCTAAGCCCGAAGAAGAAGGACGGAGTCATTCGGTCCATTGAGGCGATGTTTCAGTTTGGTGGCGGCATCGACTCTTCCGAGGTTGAGAAGGTCATAGCCACGCTCCAGAAGCAGAAGTTTTTCTCCATTGCTCCAGATGGCCGAGTTACCTACACCAAGGGTTAACAAGACAGTGGTGGCAACGGCGGGCATCGTCCCTCGTTCGCCGCCCCCTGATCCGAGCCGTTAGGATGCGAAATTCTACATAAACAAGCACACACAATCATGAAGAAGCCGGAAGACATTGTTTGGGACACAATTACCGATAGTGCGAAAACTCGATTCGATTACGCTGAGTTTGCCTCGGGATTGTCGGAATTCGACGACGGCACGATGGCTGACAACATGCTTTTCTTGACCATTATGGGACATGCCCAAAAGCAGTCAGTCGAAGCTATTGCGAACGACCTTTCCAATCAATTCCTTATGCTGGGTCTCGGAGGTGATCCGGCGGCACTGCTGGAGTTCGTGGCCGACCGAGGTAGAGACCTTCCACTAGAGATAAAGGCTGCTAATCAAGCGCTGGCCTTTTATGAGATGGGCTTGCAGACACCGGGTATTTTGGTTCAGGTTCGCAGCATACTCAAAGTTCAGCGGAAAAATGAAGAAGCATAAGACAGTGGTGCGAGCGGCGGGCAATGTCCCTCGTTCGCTTCGCTCCGGAGGTTGAAACTCCGCCGTGCCACACTTCAAACATGGGCACGCTGGACACTGCTTTCGCCGATCCTGACATGGAAGCGATGCGCCAGAAGCTCAATGAGATGATCCTGAATGGGCGGAGGTAATGTGACTGCCATTCTCCTCAAGGCTTGACTTGGCTTGTCATGCTTCGTTACTCCGTTTGTCCTGTCTGACCTTCGTTTGGTTTGACTGGCATCCAAGCAAACGGTGGGCGAATCAACTGCGCCCACCATTTATTTTGGAT from Verrucomicrobiaceae bacterium includes these protein-coding regions:
- a CDS encoding class D beta-lactamase codes for the protein MKPTYLLYICVWLGSHAFAAETSVERDLTAEFGSYSGAFTLYDEAQQRWLRYQPEQCLIRSSPCSTFKVLNSLIALETGVASGADFTLPWDGTRRSIASWNQNQTLRSAFSSSCVWYYQALATRIGLERYHQIIPKVGYGNNDLKGGVTQFWLQSSLTISPDEQVDFLRRLHARKLPFAAKSVDTVLDIMTLAQAGQTVFRGKTGSAFDAKKNVPTLGWFIGSVSTPSGLYLFATRITGGENPSGITARKMTESILSTLNILPK